In Thermococcus celericrescens, the genomic window CCCTGCCCTCCACACTATTATATCCAGGACTGAAGTCGAACTCTGAACACGGATCCACAGGCTTCCCAGTGTTTCGCCCCTGAGGAATGTTACCCCAAGCCCAAGGATGATGAGGGCCACTACGGCCGCGGCAATGTGGTAGGGTTTGACCTTTCCCTCTTTCCTCATCCCCTCGTAGTACGCGGCGCCTAGGGCTATAACGCTGACGAGGACTGGGGTTCTGTAGGCGTAGAGCGCAACCGCAATGGGATACATCAGGGCGTATCTCCTTCCTCTCAGGAACAGGTATACGCTGGAGGGCACGCCGAGGAAATAAGTCAATGCAGTGAGTCTAGGGTTGAGGCTGGTCCTCACAGAGGGGTGGAGTAGTGGAACGCTCCGAAGCATCAGAATCTGCAGCCCTATTATCACTATTGCGATCCAGAACGCCCATACCATGTACCTCTCATCGATGTCCAGTCCCAGGTCGTCCCATTCTATCTCAGCTCCCTTGTAGATTCCCAGGATTATTGAAACTGCAAACGCCACGCCCATTGCCATCGTCTTCGGCTCTGCCAGGCCGAGGGATATGAATCCGATGAACAGCAGGGGGATGAGGAGGGGCAGTCCTTTCATCCAGTCCTCACCTCAAGGATCTTCAGGGGCAGGTTTCTCTCCTCCGAGTTCACGCAGAGTGTCCCGTAGAGGTACACCCTGTAGTCGCCAAGGAACTCCTTGAGAAACTCTATCGGCACCATGTTGGTACTTATAACCGCCCCGTTGCCGCTCACCTGGTTTATCGTGACGGAGCCGTATGAGAGGTAGTCGGCCCGGTACTTGAGCATCCCGAGCTGTATTGGGCTTATCTCTCCCTCTATGTAGATTATACCGCTGAACCTCTCGGAGTAAGCGTCAACGGTTATGTTATCGATTATTCCACTCATTTCTCCCAGCCGCGGGGGAAGCTCGTAGACGTAGACCTTTCCGCGGTAGTCCACCTTTATGAGTCTGGCCCTGAGGTCTTCCTTCGTGGCACTTGGACCGCCCACGCTCAGCACCTTTCCATCGGATATGATGTTTATCGTTGATCCCTGGACGCTCAGAAGTGTTCCGGTAACGGTCTCGCCTTCAACGGTCTCCACGATTATCGTTACGTTGAATCCCTTGGTCAGGAGTCCAAAGGCATGGTTGGCAGCTTCGTATATTTCGCCGCCCTGATAGTGCTGTGTGTAGTAGTTGAGGGCCAATCCGAGGATCGCCACGATCACAACAGCGGCCAAAACCTTCTCTCTGTCCATACGTTCTCACCACGCTATCCGCTAGATTCATGTGCTGCTCTGCTCGGTTTTATATGTTTTGGTGGATTTTATAGTCCTTCATCGATGCGGTATTCTTTAAATCACACTGTATGGTGTTTCATAATGGTGCCAACACAGCGCGACTAGGTCTTTAATGTTCATAGATAGCCACTACCGGTGTTACATGGGATGCTAGTCCTTTTTCATTACTCCCAAGAACGAAATCTTTATATCTATGCGACCTTTACAGTATGGATGACCATTACGACATGGAGGTGTCAGGATGAATCGGAAGGCTCTGAGTCTTTTGATTGTTGTAGTGATGGTGCTGGCGGTGGTTCCGGCAGCGTTGCCGGTAGCGTCTGCTGGGACGACCGTGTCTGCCACCGGCACGTCTGCACCCGCGGGTGGCAGTGACTCTCGGCCCTCTTATCAGGTGGTTTCCAAAGAAGTCTCAACGGCCGCTCTGAATGCAATCATGGCAGGCCAGCCAAACATGGTTCTCATAGTCAGGGTGAAGGACGGGAAACTTGAAGAGGCCAAAAGTGAGCTTGAGGCACTCGGTGCAAAGGTGCTGGATGAGAACAAGATTCTTAACATGCTCCTCATAAGGATCAAGCCTGAGAAGGTCAAGGAGCTGAACTACGTTTCAGTGCTTGAGAGGGCGTGGCTGAACAAGGAGCGGAAGCTCGTACCCCCCGACACTAGGGAGGTTCTCTCAACCAAGACCAATGCCGCCGCAGGAGAAGCTGAGCCCAAGATGTACAACAGCACATGGGTTATAAACGCCCTCCAGTTCATACAGGACATCGGTTATGACGGAAATGGAACCGTTGTTGCCGTTCTCGACACTGGAGTTGACCCAAATCACCCTTTCCTGAACATAACCCCGGAGGGGAAGAAAAAAATCATAGACTGGCGGGACTTTACGGACGAGGGATACGTGGATACCCAGTACCAGTTTGACAATGTTACCAATGGTGTCCTTATAATAAACAAGACGTTTGTCGTCTTTGCTGGCCTTAAAGTAAACAGCTCGACCGGTTACATGGAGTACGTTACCGAGACTCTGCACATAGACAACGTCACAATCAGCGGCATAACCTCCGCCAATGGGGTTTATCACTTCGGCCTTCTCCCGGAGAGGTACTTTGACATGAACTTTGATGGTGACACCGACGACTTCTACCCGGTGCTTCTCGTTAACTCAAGCGGGAATGGCTATGATGTGGCATACGTTGATACTGACCTTGACTTCGACTTCACAGATGAGGTGCCACTTGGGCAGTACAACATGACTTACGACGTGGCGGTCTTCAATTACTCGGACTATGGCCCACTTAACTATGTCCTGGCTGAGATTGATCCCGACGGTAACTATGCATATTTTGGATGGGATGGCCACAGCCACGGAACTCACGTCGCTGGAACTATAGCCGGTTACGACAGCAACAACGATGCATGGGATTGGCTCAGTCAGTATAGTGGGACTTACATTGACTGGTGGACTGAAACAAAGACACAGACCTTTAACTTGGATACCACTCAGGGAGTTGCGCCTGGAGCTCAGATAATGGCAATTAGAGTCCTTAGGAGTGCTGGTGGTGGCTATGACTGGGAGATAATCAGTGGAATGACTTATGCCGCCACCCATGGCGCAGATGTCATAAGCATGAGCCTCGGTGGAAACGCCCCGCTCCTCGATGGCACCGACCCAGAAAGTGTTGCCGTGGATGAACTTACCGAAGAATATGGCGTCGTGTTCGTCATTGCTGCTGGAAATGAGGGGCCAGGTATTAATATCATTGGTAGCCCTGGCGTTGCTACAAAGGCAATAACGGTCGGCGCTGCTGTAGTCCCCATTGAGTATGAAACAAGAATGACGTTCTTTTATGGAATCCTTTACTGGGACTGGTTCGACATTCTGCCGACATATGGTTACTATGGTAGGGACACGAACTACGACAACATCCGCATCGCATATTTCTCAAGCAGAGGCCCAAGAATAGATGGGATGTTTAAGCCAGATATTGTGGCACCAGGATATGCTATATATTCGTCTATTCCCATGTGGGCAGCTTCTTTTGAAGGGCTTGCTGAGTACTATGGGCTACAACCAGGACCACCGGGCGCGGACTTTATGTCTGGAACCTCAATGGCGACCCCACACGTCAGCGGCGTCGTCGCTCTCCTCATAAGCGGGGCAAAGAAGGAGGGTATTGACTACACCCCTAATAAGATCAAGAAGGCCCTTGAGAGCGGCGCCACCTGGCTTGAGGGCGACCCGTACCTCGGGCAGGAGTACACCGAGCTCGACCAGGGACACGGTCTTGTGAACGTCACCAAGTCGTGGGAGCTCTTAGAGTCAATGGATGGAATGAAGCTCCCAACGGTTGACCACTGGGCGGACAAGTCGTACAGCGACTTCGCCGACTATCTTGGCGTTGATGTCATAAAGGGCCTCTACGCTAGGAACTCGGTTCCAAAGACGGTTGACTGGCACATCAAATATGTTGGGGACACCAAGTACAGGACGTTCAACGTCTATGCGACCGAACCGTGGATAAAGGTTCCGGTAAGCACCATAACCCTCGTGAACAACACGGACTTCGTCCTCACAGTCGAGTACGATACCGACGGTTTAGCTCCGGGCCTTTACGTTGGCAGGATAATAATCGACGACCCAACTACGCCAGTCATCGACGACGAGATACTGAACACCATAGTCATCCCGGAGAACTTTACCCCCGAGAACAACTACACGCTCAAGTGGGAGGACTCCAACGGGGCCCATATGCAGACTCATCACTTTGTTAGAATACCGGAGAACGTTGATGGGCTTTGGACAGAGGTTAAATACAGTAATTACCTTGAGTACGGTATATACACTCCATACGGAATGTATGTGTTCCCGTTCCAGACCTCTGACGAGCCACATGTTGTTACAGACCCGGCACCCGGAGTATGGGAACTAGTGACATCAGGATTTAACTGGGAGTACCCAACAGGATACGTTGGAAACCTTACTGCTTCAATCTACGGTGTCAACATAACGCCAAACATCTGGCAGGTCAGCAGGGTTTACGGTGACAATAACACCGGCTTTACCTTTAACGTAAACCTCAAGAACATCTACACCCCGATTAACGCGAGCATCGTCGCCATCGGCCTTGGAACGTACAGCGCAAGTATCGAGAGCGTTGCGGACGGTGAGTACTTCATAAAGGGCATCGAGGTTCCGGAGGGAGTCCGGCAGCTTAAGATAAAGATAGGCAATCCGGGTGTAAAGGATGCAGACCTTGACCTGTACCTCTATAACAGCAAAGGTAAGGAAGTCGTTGATCCGTCCACTTACGTGGGTCCAACGGCTGAGGAAGAGATAGTCATTGATTACCCGGCTTCAGGAAATTACTCAATTGTCGTTGAAGGCTTCGACGTTAAGGACGAGAACGGCAATCCAACAACGACAACCTTCGACCTGGTTGTCCAGATGGTTGTGGACAACGGCAACATAAAGCTCAATAAGAACAGTGTTGTCCTTGGAATCGGTGAGAGTGCTGAGTTGACTGCCAACGTAACGATTTCGAAGAACCTGCCCGCGGGAGTTTACTCCGGAGTCATCGAGGTCGTAGAAAACAACATTTACAATGATCTGTACAACTACTATGATTCGAACAACTACAACAGACCCGATGAACTTGCAAGGGCCAGGGCCACTATCGCCACAATTCCGATAACCGTCATAGTGGACAGGGCCACCCTCGCGGTCGGTATAGACTCCAAGAGTGCCGTCATTGGAGAGGCTAAGGAATTCACACTTACAGTCAAGAATGCCGTAAATGGCGAACCAGTTCCCAATGCGACCGTTGAAATCGAGGGCATTAAGTACGCCACCAACGAAAACGGTACCGTCAAGTTCAACTATACTGCGACGGGCTTTGAGGATGAGATTGACGTAACGGTAACCGCCGACAACTTTGTTACTTACGAGGGCTCCTTCAAGCTTACAGTTAGTGAACCCGAAACCAAACCTGTGACCAAGCCATCTGCAGCTGTTGCATCGGAAGAGCCGGGAGCCAATGTCCAGTTCGACCCAGAGGAGGACATGACGGTTAAGGGCAATGAGGTTACATTAACCGTCAATGGAAGCACTGGAAAAACTGCTACAATCATGGTCAAACTGCCAAAAGGTGCACAGATTAAGGGAGTATCTGCTGAACCAGAGGGACACCTTGTCGACTGGTGGACTGAGGACGGCGAGAAGGCGACTTACCTCTTCGTGAAGGTTAGATTTGCATCCCCCGTCACTGTATCAGTAAAGTACAGTGTGCCGACTAGGTCATCCATCCCGACCCTCAACTTCCTCGGCTACCGCTACTACCACATGTACCTCCAGCAGTTCAATGAGCTCTACCAGAAGGCCCTCGAGCTCGGTGTCGATAACGAGACCCTTCAGCAGGCCCTCAGCCACAATGAAACCGCCGCAGAGTACTACAAGACTGCAGAGGAAATTGCAGGCGGCAACCTGTTGCTCAACCTCGGGGACATCAGGCTGCTCCTGCCGCTGAGACAGGCATATCTCCACGAGATGAAGGCAGTGAAGATACTCCAGAAGGCCGTTGAGGAGATTGAAAACTCCGAGGGCTGATGCCCTCAACCTTCTTCCTTTCTCGATTTTTATCCGTTGCACCAACTCTTTTAAACCTGTCCGCGTTTCTCACTCCGGTGGCGCTCATGATATACGTTAAAATATACCGAGTCCAGGGGGAGGTTCTCCTCGCGGCCTGCGATGAGGAGCTCCTCGGAAAGACCTTCAGGGAGGGCGACCTCAAGCTTGAAGTTAAGGAGCGGTTTTATAGGGGGGAACTGGTCGAGGAAGACGCCCTTGGGCCCCTGCTGCACGAAGCCACGATAGCCAATCTTACCGGCGAACGTTGTGTCTCCAAGGCAATAGAGCTTGGCTACGTTGATGAAGACAGGGTCCTCAGAATTCAGGGTGTTCCACACGCACAGATGGCCCGGCTCTTCCTCTGAGCTACATTTTTAAACCTCTCCCCGCACCAACCACCGGTGAGAGAGATGAGCGAGAGGTTCTGCTACAGGTGCGGGATAAGCGAGAGCGAGGGGGGCCCGCTGATAGACGGACTCTGCCAGGTCTGCTTCAGAAAGGAGAACCCGGTTTTGCTGATTGAGAGGGAAATCAACACGGAACTCTGCCAGAACTGCGGGAGCTACAGGAAGAGGGGCGTCTGGGTTGATCCTGCGAGCTATGACCTTGAGGAGCTTATATTCGAGGTGGCCGAAAACACCCTCCTGGAGGCCCTCGAGGATTCTTTCAGCGAGAAAATCGTGGAGTACGAGGTGGTCTCCCAGGAGGGGCTTGACGAAATTGACGAGCTTCCAGTTGGACGGGCTGCGGTGGCCTTTGAACCCGCTGACTTTCACCTTGAACACTTTCCGGCGATAGTGACCTACGGGGTCCGTGTAAAGGCCAGGATTCACGAGCTCCAGCGCGAGCTCCACGACGAGACCAGATACGTCACGGTCTATGTACGCCAGACCGTCTGTCCGCGCTGTTCCAAGTTCCTCGGCGGCTACTTCGAGGCCATACTCCAGGTCCGTGCCGAGGGCAGGCCGCTGACTGAGGAGGAACGGAAGGCCATAGGAAAGCTCGTCGAGGAGAAGGTGGACGAGATAATGCGCAGGGACAGGATGGGCTTCATCCAGGACACCATAGAGAAGGAGGAGGGCATGGACTTCTACATGGGCTCGACTTCAAGTGCCAGGAAACTCGCTCAGGCGATAAAGGAGCGCTTTGGCGGAACGATAAGTGAGGCCTACGAGCTGGTCGGCGTTGACAGACAGACCAGCAGAGAGGTTCACCGCGCGAGCGTGAGCATCAGGATTCCGAAGTTTCAGAGGGGTGACCTGGTGATGGACAGGCGCGGCAACGTTTACACCGTGGAGAACGTGGACGGGAAGGGTATGACACTCACCAACCTGGTCACCCGTGAGACGGAGCGCCGCGACTGGAAGACCGTGAAGCGAGAGGGCATAGAAGCGGTGGAGGGACGAAAGAAAGGAAGCCATGGTAACCAGTATAACTCCGACCGAGGTTCAGCTAATGGACATGGAGACGTATGAAACCTATGAACTGGAGAAGCCGCGCATGGAGCTCAGAGAAGGCGAGGTCTATCGCATGGTGGAGGTCGGGGGCAGGAGGTACTTCCTTGGCAGAAAGGAATGACCCGGTTCTGTCCCGCCAATCTTTTTAACCTTAGGTTTTGAACCTCTTCTGGTGATGCTCATGGGGAAGACGGTGGTTATCATAGGCGGTGGAGCGGCTGGAATGAGCGCCGCGTCTCGTGTTAAGAGGCTCCAACCCGAGTGGGACGTCAAGGTTTTCGAGGCAACGGAGTGGGTCAGCCACGCCCCCTGCGGCGTGCCCTACGTTGTCGAGGGCATCTCGCCGAAGGAGAAGCTTATGCACTACCCGCCGGAGGTCTTCATCAAGAAGAGGGGTATAGACCTCCACATGAGGGCGGAGGTCCTTGAGGTTGACCAGGGGGCGGTCAGGGTCAGGGAACCCGATGGGGAGCACACCTACGAGTGGGACTATCTCGTCTTCGCCAACGGTGCCTCCCCCCAAGTTCCGGCCATAGATGGCTGCGGCCTTGAGGGGGTTTTCACCGCGGACCTTCCACCCGACGCAGTCGCGATAAGGGAATACATGGAAAAGCACGATGTCAGGAACGTTGTTGTCATTGGAACGGGTTACATAGCCCTTGAGATGGCCGAGGCCTTCGTCGCCCAGGGTAAGAACGTCACCCTCATCGGCAGAAGCGAGCGCATCCTCAGGAAGACATTTGACAAGGAGATCACCGACATCGTTGAGGAGAAACTCAAGGGCGCCCTCAACCTCCGCCTTCAGGAACTAACGATGCGCTTTGAGGGCGATGGAAAAGTCGAGAGGGTTATCACGGACGCCGGTGAGTACCCTGCGGATATGGTGATCGTGGCGACGGGCATAAAGCCCAACACCGAGCTCGCTAGGGAGCTGGGGGTCAGGATTGGAGAGACCGGGGCCATCTGGACCAACGAGAGGATGGAAACTAGCGTCGAGAACGTCTACGCCGCCGGTGACGTCGCTGAGACGAGGCACCTGATAACCGGCAGGCGCGTCTGGATACCGCTTGCCCCGCCCGGAAACAAGATGGGATACGTTGCCGGAAGCAATATCGCCGGAAGGGACGTGATCTTCCCGGGCGTTCTTGGAACGAGCATAACCAAGTTCCTCGACCTGGAAATAGGAAAAACCGGTCTAACCGAAGCGGAGGCTATCAGGGAGGGCTACGACGTCAGGACCGCCTTCATAAAGGCCAGAACAAAGCCCCACTACTACCCAGGCGCCAGAGACATATGGCTCAAGGGCGTCGTCGACAACGAGACCAACAGACTTCTCGGTGTCCAGGCGGTTGGAGCCGAGATACTGTCGAGAATAGACACTGCCGCAACGATGCTCACCGCGGGCTTCACGACCAGGGATGTCTTCTTCACTGACCTGGCATACGCACCGCCCTTCGCCCCCGTCTGGGACCCGCTAATAGTTCTTGCCAGGGTTCTCAAGTTCTGACTCCTCTCACTTTTTCAGCAGGGCGAGGCTTCCCCCAAT contains:
- a CDS encoding DUF424 domain-containing protein, which codes for MIYVKIYRVQGEVLLAACDEELLGKTFREGDLKLEVKERFYRGELVEEDALGPLLHEATIANLTGERCVSKAIELGYVDEDRVLRIQGVPHAQMARLFL
- the cdr gene encoding CoA-disulfide reductase — protein: MGKTVVIIGGGAAGMSAASRVKRLQPEWDVKVFEATEWVSHAPCGVPYVVEGISPKEKLMHYPPEVFIKKRGIDLHMRAEVLEVDQGAVRVREPDGEHTYEWDYLVFANGASPQVPAIDGCGLEGVFTADLPPDAVAIREYMEKHDVRNVVVIGTGYIALEMAEAFVAQGKNVTLIGRSERILRKTFDKEITDIVEEKLKGALNLRLQELTMRFEGDGKVERVITDAGEYPADMVIVATGIKPNTELARELGVRIGETGAIWTNERMETSVENVYAAGDVAETRHLITGRRVWIPLAPPGNKMGYVAGSNIAGRDVIFPGVLGTSITKFLDLEIGKTGLTEAEAIREGYDVRTAFIKARTKPHYYPGARDIWLKGVVDNETNRLLGVQAVGAEILSRIDTAATMLTAGFTTRDVFFTDLAYAPPFAPVWDPLIVLARVLKF
- a CDS encoding S8 family serine peptidase, with translation MPVASAGTTVSATGTSAPAGGSDSRPSYQVVSKEVSTAALNAIMAGQPNMVLIVRVKDGKLEEAKSELEALGAKVLDENKILNMLLIRIKPEKVKELNYVSVLERAWLNKERKLVPPDTREVLSTKTNAAAGEAEPKMYNSTWVINALQFIQDIGYDGNGTVVAVLDTGVDPNHPFLNITPEGKKKIIDWRDFTDEGYVDTQYQFDNVTNGVLIINKTFVVFAGLKVNSSTGYMEYVTETLHIDNVTISGITSANGVYHFGLLPERYFDMNFDGDTDDFYPVLLVNSSGNGYDVAYVDTDLDFDFTDEVPLGQYNMTYDVAVFNYSDYGPLNYVLAEIDPDGNYAYFGWDGHSHGTHVAGTIAGYDSNNDAWDWLSQYSGTYIDWWTETKTQTFNLDTTQGVAPGAQIMAIRVLRSAGGGYDWEIISGMTYAATHGADVISMSLGGNAPLLDGTDPESVAVDELTEEYGVVFVIAAGNEGPGINIIGSPGVATKAITVGAAVVPIEYETRMTFFYGILYWDWFDILPTYGYYGRDTNYDNIRIAYFSSRGPRIDGMFKPDIVAPGYAIYSSIPMWAASFEGLAEYYGLQPGPPGADFMSGTSMATPHVSGVVALLISGAKKEGIDYTPNKIKKALESGATWLEGDPYLGQEYTELDQGHGLVNVTKSWELLESMDGMKLPTVDHWADKSYSDFADYLGVDVIKGLYARNSVPKTVDWHIKYVGDTKYRTFNVYATEPWIKVPVSTITLVNNTDFVLTVEYDTDGLAPGLYVGRIIIDDPTTPVIDDEILNTIVIPENFTPENNYTLKWEDSNGAHMQTHHFVRIPENVDGLWTEVKYSNYLEYGIYTPYGMYVFPFQTSDEPHVVTDPAPGVWELVTSGFNWEYPTGYVGNLTASIYGVNITPNIWQVSRVYGDNNTGFTFNVNLKNIYTPINASIVAIGLGTYSASIESVADGEYFIKGIEVPEGVRQLKIKIGNPGVKDADLDLYLYNSKGKEVVDPSTYVGPTAEEEIVIDYPASGNYSIVVEGFDVKDENGNPTTTTFDLVVQMVVDNGNIKLNKNSVVLGIGESAELTANVTISKNLPAGVYSGVIEVVENNIYNDLYNYYDSNNYNRPDELARARATIATIPITVIVDRATLAVGIDSKSAVIGEAKEFTLTVKNAVNGEPVPNATVEIEGIKYATNENGTVKFNYTATGFEDEIDVTVTADNFVTYEGSFKLTVSEPETKPVTKPSAAVASEEPGANVQFDPEEDMTVKGNEVTLTVNGSTGKTATIMVKLPKGAQIKGVSAEPEGHLVDWWTEDGEKATYLFVKVRFASPVTVSVKYSVPTRSSIPTLNFLGYRYYHMYLQQFNELYQKALELGVDNETLQQALSHNETAAEYYKTAEEIAGGNLLLNLGDIRLLLPLRQAYLHEMKAVKILQKAVEEIENSEG